From Gimesia panareensis, the proteins below share one genomic window:
- the tsaD gene encoding tRNA (adenosine(37)-N6)-threonylcarbamoyltransferase complex transferase subunit TsaD, whose product MSSSNEYLLAIESSCDETAAAVITRDMRILSNVVSSQTDLHEKFGGVVPEIASRAHLERILPVIDDALKQADIELHQLSAIAVATEPGLVGSLLIGLTAAKTLAMTLDLPLIAVNHIEGHLFACQMQEDRRLFPGIGLVVSGGHTNLYHCSETFDFELIGATIDDAAGEAFDKVAKILGLSYPGGPSIQTAAQQGDPRAFAFPRTFLKDPELRFSFSGLKTAVLYAAQGNPGAKQQPPPLDEQRIADLAASFQETVVDVLVGKCRQAIERYGYETLCVGGGVAANSLLRERLAEMTQKAGIQLSVAPPDLCTDNAAMAAIAWYHLDRGRVADLDLDVTPGLVR is encoded by the coding sequence ATGAGCTCCTCAAACGAATACCTGCTGGCAATCGAATCTTCGTGCGATGAGACTGCAGCCGCAGTCATTACGCGTGACATGCGGATTCTGTCCAATGTCGTTTCATCACAAACAGATCTGCATGAAAAGTTTGGGGGCGTGGTTCCGGAAATCGCCTCCCGGGCTCACCTGGAACGCATTCTACCTGTCATTGATGACGCCTTAAAACAGGCAGATATTGAACTGCATCAATTATCCGCGATCGCGGTCGCCACGGAACCCGGACTCGTCGGCTCGTTGCTGATTGGTTTAACTGCTGCCAAAACGCTGGCGATGACCCTCGATCTCCCCCTGATCGCCGTCAATCATATTGAAGGGCATCTGTTCGCCTGTCAGATGCAGGAAGACCGGCGTCTATTCCCGGGCATCGGCCTGGTTGTGAGCGGGGGGCACACTAACCTCTATCACTGTTCGGAAACATTCGATTTCGAATTGATTGGGGCGACCATTGATGACGCCGCCGGCGAAGCCTTTGATAAAGTCGCGAAAATTCTGGGACTCTCGTATCCCGGGGGGCCATCGATTCAAACAGCGGCACAACAAGGCGATCCACGTGCGTTCGCATTTCCCCGCACGTTCCTGAAAGATCCGGAACTGCGTTTCAGCTTCAGTGGTCTGAAAACGGCCGTGCTGTATGCGGCCCAGGGAAATCCGGGTGCAAAACAGCAGCCTCCTCCACTGGATGAACAACGGATCGCAGATCTGGCGGCCAGTTTCCAGGAGACCGTGGTGGATGTTCTGGTCGGAAAATGCCGGCAGGCCATCGAACGCTATGGCTATGAAACTCTCTGTGTAGGGGGCGGTGTCGCCGCGAATTCCCTGCTACGCGAACGGCTGGCTGAAATGACTCAGAAGGCAGGCATCCAGCTCAGTGTGGCGCCTCCTGATTTATGCACCGACAATGCCGCCATGGCGGCGATTGCCTGGTATCACCTGGATCGGGGCCGGGTCGCGGATCTGGACCTGGATGTCACTCCCGGGCTGGTCCGATAA
- a CDS encoding PD-(D/E)XK nuclease family protein, with amino-acid sequence MQPEVQILTGTAGSGKTDHLLDEYRRALQSGLERQCPGKTLWLSPTIRSRRQVLDRLPGPDLPICFAPNVYTFEAFAETILKSLDEPIQTLPELSKRYLLRSIVDDLISAGQISYFGSIAGSSGFLDLISSFISELKREEIWPEDFSRACGQIGSDSQQKDQELSLIYRRYQVALHEMRRYDSEGRFWSARTALQDGMWGPLSEFDLIVLDGFADFTYTQYEILELLAARTKKLCISLPLEQETRRGDLFAKSLVARQILETRLPGRVSTVYFDQASSNTARSQISQQLFANPREIVPSPEAGQLKVIAVAGQRNELEVLAGEIKRLLREGVLPEDITLAFRSTLEYGDLIDETLTAAGIPCFLGQEQTFSRFSVVRAIFAFLQLEIENWSFDSLMSVLDSSYFTPHWPEYQGGQAVRSLSRVLRQLKIDSGKADILHALENESHKAAEISARYPDRLDRKAAAQELRSAFQLAQRLFTETKRLSGRELFVTWIEILISLANEFGLPGTWADADPDTDPLAKRDRQVWERFQQLLFHAVAEVERIEAFHQKQAPPLDLAGFRSLLLDLLEQQTISLQPEEAGRVKVLDASQLRNLNIPYLLVGGLSEASFPRGHREDCLYGEKDRGALNQQGLTLKLHANQQQEEMLLFYEVMTRFSQQLILSYPAISATGQPLFPSPYLTTLIDLFEPQALHVKQAGELNPLPRPEQTLSRRDLRILAIDQLKQGRPGLFLNVFQDEDLQATVRNILAATEMAVARFEQPGFTEYEGMLTSPASQRAIRERFPREYEFSTTQLELYLACPYQFFAQSVLGIEVPEPPELRTNYLKRGIHVHSILTRLIELLQEQGDRDQLYAAAQVESLFHELLEQRIADDFVGTRLQQVLTKIEKQILEDWGSLFAEQSETYARQFDELWDRVPAVVGREVPFGEVPGEPDSSQQQYQYLTLGEGVQETRIRGQIDRIDLGSINGQKYFNIIDYKTGRSVPSAKEIRTGKKLQLALYLIAARRLEMIDADAEPFHLGYWKIQETGFVMPLHSYRKKQIEPLSGEDLELLESTLEVLVPHLADLIRQGVFPVQVDQGVSHLDPAFLSVCRISQVESYRESLGKEIDLLHVPGPDAESESTEEA; translated from the coding sequence ATGCAACCCGAAGTTCAAATTCTGACAGGAACCGCGGGTTCCGGTAAAACAGACCATTTGCTGGATGAGTACCGGCGTGCACTGCAGTCGGGACTGGAACGCCAATGCCCGGGAAAGACGCTCTGGCTGTCCCCCACGATCCGTTCCAGGCGACAGGTGCTGGATCGCCTGCCCGGGCCGGATCTACCGATCTGCTTCGCCCCCAATGTTTATACGTTTGAGGCCTTTGCAGAGACGATCCTCAAGTCATTGGATGAACCGATCCAGACTCTGCCGGAACTCTCCAAACGGTACCTGCTGCGGAGTATTGTCGATGATTTGATTTCAGCGGGACAGATCAGCTATTTCGGATCCATTGCGGGATCTTCCGGGTTTCTGGATCTGATCTCCAGCTTCATCTCGGAACTGAAACGGGAAGAAATCTGGCCGGAAGATTTTTCCCGAGCCTGCGGACAAATCGGTTCCGACTCCCAGCAGAAGGACCAGGAGCTTTCCCTGATTTACCGTCGCTACCAGGTCGCCCTGCACGAGATGCGGCGCTACGATTCGGAAGGTCGTTTCTGGTCAGCCCGCACGGCACTGCAGGACGGAATGTGGGGACCTTTGAGCGAATTTGATCTGATCGTTCTGGATGGCTTTGCTGATTTCACATACACGCAGTACGAGATTCTGGAACTGCTGGCAGCACGGACTAAAAAGCTTTGTATTTCGCTGCCACTCGAACAGGAAACACGACGCGGTGATCTGTTCGCAAAATCATTGGTTGCCCGACAGATTCTGGAAACGCGTCTGCCCGGTCGTGTTTCCACTGTCTATTTTGATCAGGCGTCATCGAACACCGCACGCAGCCAGATCAGCCAGCAGCTGTTTGCAAATCCGCGCGAAATTGTTCCCTCGCCAGAAGCAGGTCAGCTTAAAGTAATTGCAGTTGCCGGTCAGCGTAATGAGCTGGAAGTCCTCGCGGGAGAAATCAAACGGCTGTTACGCGAAGGCGTTTTACCCGAGGACATCACCCTTGCATTCCGCTCGACACTGGAGTATGGAGATCTGATTGATGAAACCCTGACTGCAGCCGGGATTCCCTGTTTTCTGGGACAGGAGCAGACATTTTCCCGTTTCTCCGTGGTGCGTGCGATTTTTGCCTTCCTGCAACTCGAAATTGAAAACTGGTCCTTTGACAGCCTGATGTCGGTGCTGGATTCCAGTTACTTTACGCCCCACTGGCCCGAGTATCAGGGCGGTCAGGCGGTTCGCTCGTTGTCGCGTGTCTTAAGACAGCTCAAAATTGATTCCGGCAAAGCAGACATCCTGCATGCGCTCGAAAACGAGAGTCACAAAGCGGCCGAGATCAGCGCCCGCTATCCAGACCGCCTGGATCGAAAAGCGGCGGCACAGGAACTGAGATCTGCGTTTCAGCTGGCGCAGCGACTGTTCACCGAGACAAAACGGCTGTCGGGCAGGGAACTGTTTGTGACCTGGATTGAAATCCTGATTTCGCTGGCGAACGAATTTGGATTACCGGGAACCTGGGCTGATGCGGATCCGGATACGGACCCGCTGGCGAAACGGGACAGGCAGGTCTGGGAACGGTTTCAACAGCTGCTGTTTCATGCCGTGGCGGAAGTCGAACGAATTGAAGCGTTCCACCAGAAACAGGCCCCGCCTCTGGATCTGGCCGGTTTTCGCAGCCTGCTGCTGGATCTGCTCGAACAGCAGACAATTTCTCTGCAACCGGAGGAAGCCGGGCGTGTCAAAGTGCTGGATGCCTCTCAGCTGAGAAACCTGAATATCCCTTATCTACTGGTGGGAGGCTTGAGCGAAGCCAGCTTCCCCCGTGGACATCGCGAAGACTGCCTGTATGGAGAAAAGGACCGGGGGGCACTCAACCAGCAGGGGCTCACTCTGAAGCTGCACGCCAATCAACAGCAGGAAGAAATGTTGTTGTTTTATGAGGTCATGACGCGGTTCTCACAACAGTTGATCCTGAGCTATCCCGCAATCAGCGCTACCGGCCAGCCGCTGTTTCCCAGCCCGTATCTGACGACGCTGATTGATCTATTTGAACCGCAGGCCCTGCATGTCAAGCAGGCGGGCGAGCTGAATCCGCTCCCTCGTCCGGAACAGACTCTGTCCCGCCGCGATTTACGGATCCTGGCCATCGATCAACTTAAACAGGGCCGACCGGGACTGTTTCTGAATGTCTTTCAGGACGAGGATCTGCAAGCGACCGTGCGGAACATTCTGGCGGCGACAGAAATGGCGGTAGCCCGCTTTGAACAGCCCGGGTTTACCGAATATGAAGGCATGCTGACTTCGCCCGCCAGTCAACGGGCCATCCGGGAGCGGTTCCCCCGGGAATATGAATTCAGTACCACACAACTGGAACTGTACCTGGCCTGCCCCTATCAGTTCTTTGCCCAGAGCGTTCTGGGAATCGAAGTCCCCGAACCTCCCGAACTGCGGACGAACTATCTTAAACGCGGGATTCATGTTCACAGCATCCTGACCAGACTGATAGAGCTGTTGCAGGAACAGGGGGACCGTGACCAGTTATATGCAGCTGCACAGGTCGAAAGCCTGTTTCACGAACTTCTGGAGCAGCGGATCGCCGATGATTTTGTGGGGACCAGGTTGCAGCAGGTTCTTACGAAAATTGAGAAGCAGATTCTGGAAGACTGGGGCAGCCTGTTTGCCGAGCAGTCAGAAACCTATGCCCGTCAGTTTGATGAACTCTGGGATCGGGTGCCCGCGGTGGTTGGCAGGGAGGTTCCGTTTGGCGAAGTTCCTGGCGAACCTGATTCCAGTCAACAGCAATACCAGTATCTTACACTCGGCGAAGGCGTGCAGGAGACCCGTATTCGTGGTCAGATTGACCGGATCGATCTGGGCAGTATCAACGGCCAGAAATATTTCAACATTATTGACTATAAAACAGGGCGTTCCGTGCCCTCCGCAAAGGAAATCCGTACCGGGAAAAAGCTGCAGCTGGCGCTGTATCTTATTGCGGCGCGTCGGCTGGAAATGATCGATGCCGACGCTGAACCGTTCCACCTGGGATACTGGAAAATCCAGGAGACCGGCTTTGTGATGCCCCTGCATTCGTATCGCAAAAAACAGATTGAACCCCTGTCTGGTGAAGATCTGGAGCTGCTGGAATCGACACTGGAAGTACTGGTTCCGCATCTGGCAGATTTAATTCGTCAGGGAGTGTTTCCTGTCCAGGTCGATCAGGGAGTATCACATCTCGATCCGGCATTCCTGTCGGTCTGCCGGATTTCGCAAGTGGAAAGTTATCGCGAGAGCCTGGGGAAAGAAATCGATCTGCTCCATGTTCCCGGGCCGGATGCCGAATCAGAATCAACAGAGGAAGCTTAG
- a CDS encoding S41 family peptidase: MPKFRLISLCLLLALMVSSPLQSFSYADEKEKDEDYYQMMKLFADTYEQIERNYVKDIDRRVLLEAAIRGMVQELDQYSSYISPKDLSRFNQVVEQEFGGIGIQVHIDDQNGRLTVMTPLPGTPAYKAGIRAGDIIDSIEGKSTKGFTLSQAIKILKGREGEKVKMAVIHKGTNKSIPLTVQREIIHVATVLGDTYKEDDSWDYMYDKKAKIGYIRLTHFSRHSAEELRAAIEDLEKQGLKGLILDLRFNPGGLLSQATEISDMFIESGKIVSTEGRNSRNRKWEATSDNTFKDFPMAILVNRYSASASEIVSACLQDHKRAVIIGERTWGKGSVQNVIELEDGDSALKLTTASYHRPSGKNIHRFPGAKDTDVWGVTPNEGYRLRLTDDEMETLGEYRRNRDILDHTAKLDTEFKDKQLNLALDYIKEQLSGKGKPADKEADKKAEKKPAAKEEKPAKKAAVVPAPAGNPLVIRTT, from the coding sequence ATGCCTAAATTCCGCTTGATCAGTTTGTGCCTCTTACTTGCCCTGATGGTTTCGTCCCCCCTGCAATCATTCTCTTATGCGGATGAAAAAGAAAAGGACGAAGATTACTACCAGATGATGAAGCTGTTTGCAGACACGTATGAGCAGATTGAACGCAACTACGTCAAAGACATCGACCGCCGGGTGCTGCTCGAAGCGGCCATCCGGGGTATGGTTCAGGAACTGGATCAGTATTCCAGTTATATCAGCCCCAAAGATCTCTCCCGTTTTAATCAGGTCGTCGAGCAGGAATTCGGCGGAATCGGGATTCAGGTTCACATCGATGATCAGAACGGTCGGCTGACCGTGATGACGCCGCTGCCGGGCACCCCCGCCTACAAAGCGGGTATCCGGGCGGGTGATATTATCGACTCGATTGAAGGTAAATCGACCAAGGGCTTCACCCTTTCCCAGGCGATTAAAATCCTGAAGGGCCGCGAAGGGGAAAAAGTGAAAATGGCCGTCATTCACAAAGGGACTAATAAATCCATCCCTCTCACCGTGCAACGTGAGATTATCCATGTCGCGACTGTCCTGGGCGATACCTACAAAGAGGATGATTCCTGGGACTATATGTACGACAAAAAGGCGAAAATCGGCTATATCCGCCTGACCCACTTCAGTCGGCACAGTGCAGAGGAATTACGGGCTGCTATCGAAGACCTGGAAAAACAGGGGTTGAAAGGCCTGATCCTCGATCTGCGTTTCAATCCCGGTGGTCTGCTTTCTCAGGCAACGGAAATTTCGGATATGTTTATCGAATCCGGAAAGATTGTCAGCACGGAAGGTCGCAACAGCCGGAACCGGAAATGGGAAGCCACCTCGGATAACACCTTCAAAGATTTTCCGATGGCGATTCTGGTGAACCGGTATTCGGCCTCGGCCAGTGAAATCGTCTCAGCCTGTCTGCAGGACCACAAGCGGGCTGTCATCATTGGTGAACGAACCTGGGGTAAAGGCAGCGTCCAGAATGTGATCGAACTGGAAGATGGTGACAGTGCTTTGAAACTGACCACTGCCAGCTATCACCGCCCCAGCGGCAAAAATATTCATCGTTTCCCGGGAGCCAAAGATACCGATGTCTGGGGTGTGACCCCCAACGAAGGCTATCGCCTGCGACTGACAGACGACGAAATGGAAACACTGGGGGAATACCGCCGCAATCGGGACATTCTGGATCACACTGCAAAACTGGATACGGAATTCAAAGATAAGCAGTTGAATCTGGCTCTGGACTACATCAAGGAACAGCTGAGCGGCAAAGGAAAACCGGCTGACAAAGAAGCGGATAAAAAGGCCGAAAAGAAACCGGCTGCCAAGGAAGAAAAACCCGCCAAAAAAGCAGCCGTGGTTCCTGCCCCCGCCGGAAATCCCCTGGTGATTCGGACCACCTGA
- a CDS encoding YfaP family protein produces MIAAINAALIHNQSQPWMYDVLALTMEILGRPQPEIERVLLSRLDFSAADVPSMVYSAAYLTRFKAEQQALKLYQQAAALQPDRPEPYIMGLRLAEKLKDAEGILWAATGILTHVWIKDYEQWHEKALNALANLEQSFKKAGRQAEAERVQAARSQSLERDLKLELTWNGDGDLDLIVEEPRGTVCSFESPLTAGGGVLLNDGYGPKQENCHEEYLCAHGFPGTYTVRVRYVSGNIVGQRAKLKVTRYQGSDHPVVQSMIVPLAKEDRLIRIDLEKGRRNQKSEAPQNSQKNSSLLPALKHFVSARPVNPGGRESLNSFRVSRQAGISNGRQVPLVTGVQNVGGVAYQPVITVIPEGISLTGAAVVSPDRRYVRLSLSPQFTNVTDIFTFSFLRP; encoded by the coding sequence GTGATTGCAGCCATCAATGCCGCGCTGATCCATAACCAGTCACAACCGTGGATGTATGATGTCCTGGCTTTGACGATGGAGATCCTCGGTCGTCCTCAGCCGGAGATTGAACGTGTTCTGCTCTCCCGACTCGATTTCTCTGCAGCAGACGTACCCAGCATGGTTTACTCTGCCGCTTATCTGACCCGGTTCAAAGCCGAGCAGCAGGCGCTCAAACTTTATCAGCAGGCCGCAGCGCTACAGCCCGATCGCCCCGAACCCTACATCATGGGATTACGGCTGGCAGAGAAGCTGAAAGACGCGGAAGGTATCCTCTGGGCAGCCACGGGTATACTGACGCATGTCTGGATCAAGGATTATGAGCAATGGCACGAAAAAGCCCTGAATGCCCTGGCAAATCTGGAGCAGTCCTTTAAGAAAGCAGGTCGACAGGCAGAAGCAGAACGGGTTCAGGCTGCCCGCAGTCAGTCACTTGAGCGCGACCTGAAACTGGAGCTGACCTGGAATGGTGATGGAGATCTGGATCTGATCGTGGAAGAACCCAGGGGCACAGTCTGTTCCTTTGAGTCGCCTTTGACGGCGGGTGGGGGCGTGCTTCTGAATGACGGCTACGGTCCCAAACAGGAGAACTGCCATGAAGAGTATCTATGTGCCCATGGATTTCCAGGGACCTACACGGTGCGCGTCCGCTACGTCTCGGGGAATATCGTCGGTCAACGTGCGAAACTGAAAGTGACGCGTTATCAGGGTTCGGATCATCCAGTAGTACAATCGATGATTGTTCCTCTTGCGAAGGAAGATCGACTGATCCGCATTGACCTGGAGAAAGGGCGTCGCAATCAAAAATCAGAAGCCCCTCAGAATTCCCAGAAAAACAGCAGTCTGCTGCCCGCCCTCAAGCATTTTGTCTCCGCTCGTCCTGTGAATCCAGGTGGACGTGAATCGTTAAACAGCTTTCGGGTTTCCCGGCAGGCGGGGATTTCAAATGGTCGACAGGTGCCTCTGGTGACCGGCGTCCAGAATGTGGGTGGTGTTGCCTACCAGCCTGTCATCACAGTCATACCCGAGGGGATCAGTCTGACCGGGGCAGCAGTGGTGTCACCTGACCGGCGTTATGTGCGACTGTCTCTCTCCCCACAGTTCACGAATGTGACCGACATTTTCACGTTCAGCTTTTTGCGCCCTTGA